The segment GCCGCAAGCCCGCGCGGCTGCCCGGCCAtcaccttctctccctctcttctctcccctctacccatcctctttctctttctctatctcccccgtctttctctctctctctgtctctcttcgtagcttttcctctttctctctccctcctcggTCTTTCTCTGTCCTCCCCGCGTTCTTTCTGCGTTTGCGCtccctttttctgtttctctcttagTTTCCTCCCGGACACGCAGGGTTCTGACACAGGCCCCGGGGGCCCCATCGCCTGCCCGAGACCAGATGCGCGTTTCTCACATCAATTTTGCAGAGAAAGAGAGCCGAGCGGCCCGGAGGCGGGACCCCACTCTGGTGACAGCGGCCACTCGCCAGCCCAACAATAACAAAAGCTGGGATAGAAACTTGCACTGTTCGGGAAAGTGAAAGCGGCTTGCGCCAGACTTCCAGCCGCCCCCGGGCCGGCCACCGGCCTCAGGGAGCCCCTGCGAGGTTCATGTCTCTGCCTCCAGCCGAGTTCGGGGCCCAGAATTTGTGACTGTCACCAGAAATTCACCCCAACTCTGACTTTCCGGGCTCACATCTCCCGGGCCGCAGGCGCAATTTGGCCTTGCCTTGGTGCCTTTGGCCGCATTTCCCGTCCAAAGGGGAGGCCCTAGGGTTGAAACAGAAACTTGGGAGCCCCCAAATTCTACCAGCTGTGGAACTGACTGATCCCGGCCCTTCGCCCGTCCGCGGGGGGCTTAACCTGTGCGGCGGGGAGCGCAGGGGTAATGCCTGAAGGTGGGCAGTGGGGAGCAGGAGCCAGCTGGGAAGTCCCTCTCTCCATACCTTTGCCCCAAAAATTAATTTTGCACCCGTGACCCCCGGCACACACATGCATTTTCTCCCAGCGTTGCAAGCCTCTCTTTTTACCCCGACCTGGCGAAGCCCGTTTCTTTCCCCCATTTACTGGCTGCCGAGAGTTTATGAGCAAGAACTGCTTGCTCCCACTGCTTCCCCTCACCCCTCACTCTGATGCCTGCCCTGAGACTCCTGCAAGTCTCCCAGGCCCTAGCTGCCCGGCGACCAGCAGTGGCAAGTAACAGAGCCTGCCGCGGCAGCCGCGAGTCGGGCCCACTTACTCAGACACGGTCACCGCCAGTTCTAGTAAAATGGCAAAGACTTTATTTATCGGAGAAAGAGGCCTTGGGTACAGTCCAGGGAGAAGAGGACAGGGCAGGAGCAGGGAAGGAGAACGCGGGCCCACCCCCAGCGGGGCCCCCTGCCCTGGCCAAGAAGGGCTCTGCGGTGCCGGGCCTGGGAGACGCGGAGTCAGAGCCCAGAGCTACggaggagctggggtgggggcttgGGCCggcctcctctctgtctctgtcacatgcaaaaaaattctaaaaagagtaaaaaataattcTAGGGCTTTGGGTTCCTTTTTCGTTGGTTGGTTGGATTCCCCCTCCCACCCGCTTTGTCCCCAAGAGCCGGACCCCAGCagtcagtcccaggaaaccgtgaAGGGGGGACCGTAAAGGTAGCATCTTGGGAGGCAGAATGGCATCGAAAACAGACTTCTCTCATGTGAGGAGGATAAGATCGATTTGGAACTTGGCGGTTAGGACCCGGCTGCCCCCCCTCGCCCCCTTCCCACGCGggggaaaaaaatgcagaaggaaataaaagaagtcaACTGCGATGGGCCTGGGCCGAGGGAGGCGAGGAGGGAGCGAGCGGGTGCATTCACCACATGCAGAGAAAAATCAAAACCGCCGGGGCCGCCCCCTCCTCCAGGCCGCAGGGCTGGTGTTTGCTGCCCTCCATCCTGCTCACCCTCAGCCAACCCGGCAGCCCGAGAGCTTTGAGAACATCGAGATCGCCgagattttgaaaaaataagagagagaaagaaaaatcctgCTGCCGTGGGAGACCCCGCCATCCAGGTTTAACTATTTATACAGAGGCCAGACTGCATCGCCCCGCGAGGGCTCGCCGGACAGCGCAGGCCGAGCGCGGCTGCCGGCCCGGCCGGCCCGCCCCGGTTTATTGCTTCGAGAGAGAAGAGGAGGCTGCCGGGAGCCGAGGCCGGCCGGGGacgggggaggaggtgggagtgGCAGAGGGGGGTCCCAGCTCCCCTCGGCGGTCGGGTCCCGGGGGCGGCGGGCGAGCGGGCGCGAGCGGCCCGGGGCGGCGGCGGATCCCGGGCGTCGCTCAGTCGTCCACGTCGATCTCTTCGTCTTCCTCGTCCTCCGAACAGTCCTGGCTGCTGGCCGGCTGGTCCGTGAGCGGAGAGGCGGGCGAGAGCTGCAGGGGCCCGGCGCCCGGGGCCTGCGGGGCGCCTGGGGGGAGCGCCGGGGAGCCGGGCCTCGACTTGGCCCTgccgcagccgccgccgccgccgccgcccgcggccTCCGAGTTCTGCTCGAGTTCGGCCAGCGCCACGATGTCCATCTGCCCGCTGGGGCCCAGTTTCTTGGCGGACTCCACGTCGGCCTTCATCTCCTCCAGGTCCCGCTTGAGCTTGGCGCGCCGGTTCTGGAACCAGGTGATGACCTGGGCGTTGGTGAGGCCCAGCTGCTGAGCGATTTGGTCGCGGTCCGCAGGGGACAGGTACTTCTGGTAGAGGAAGCGCTTCTCCAACTCGTAGATCTGGTGGTTGGTGAAGGCCGTACGCGACTTCCGCCGCTTCTTGGGGGTCTGCCGCTGCCCAAAGATGGTCATTCCGTCGCGGCCTACGAGGAAACCACAGTCTAGACTCGTGCGGGGCGAGAAGACACCACCCAGGCTCTCGCCCTCCTAGCCCCCAAACGCACAGGTTGGCGGCCCGCGCCCTGCCGCTCTTCCTTCTCGGCTTTGTTTTGGCCCCCGGAACTGGGGCAAGCCTCCGCTATGGCAAAGTCTCCTTCTCCCAGCCTCAGGTCTACCGGAAGACCCGAAGAAAAATTGTTTTGGTCTCTGCCCCCCACCTAAGAGTTGGTTTGAAAGACTGGGGAGCTGGAGGTAGCCAGACCCGGACCCTGGCTGTAGTGTCAATGCTAGTTCTTACCAGTCACCCCGACTCTAACCCTACCCACAGGGTCCCAGCAAAAGGCTCTTGAGCCTCCACCCctgggagcagggctgggagTGCCCAGGTCCCTGGGAACAGGAGGGAGCTGGGCAGAACAGGCAGAATGCTGAAAGAGCTTGGGTTCCTGCCACCCCTCTCAGGTCACCCCTACTCTTGCCTACCCAAGGTCCCTAGGAAATA is part of the Dasypus novemcinctus isolate mDasNov1 chromosome 6, mDasNov1.1.hap2, whole genome shotgun sequence genome and harbors:
- the LBX1 gene encoding transcription factor LBX1; this encodes MTSKEDGKAAPGEERRRSPLDHLPPPANSNKPLTPFSIEDILNKPSVRRSYSLCGAAHLLAAADKHAPGGLPLAGRALLSQTSPLCALEELASKTFKGLEVSVLQAAEGRDGMTIFGQRQTPKKRRKSRTAFTNHQIYELEKRFLYQKYLSPADRDQIAQQLGLTNAQVITWFQNRRAKLKRDLEEMKADVESAKKLGPSGQMDIVALAELEQNSEAAGGGGGGGCGRAKSRPGSPALPPGAPQAPGAGPLQLSPASPLTDQPASSQDCSEDEEDEEIDVDD